From the Theobroma cacao cultivar B97-61/B2 chromosome 2, Criollo_cocoa_genome_V2, whole genome shotgun sequence genome, one window contains:
- the LOC18608733 gene encoding transmembrane E3 ubiquitin-protein ligase 1: MGCWGFDMVTREYLGSLWFSRRRGLGFVFRVVFGLWFGFVLLKPVAGLRPIRERARSWGDEWLFVRKDESELGPFHAWNITGTYRGTWKFLESTNSSSKFPDFRKLAGDSVIELVSTPTKITGVHYIQGVIIFHDVFDNEHNVGGAQIRVEGVYIWPFRQLRMVANSGKEGELSQEEDYILSNPYHLLGVFSSQVFQESPRDKIWRRKNSPVYEMEKHCNIEIAAQISRTSSTQNDGDRDRYHIEGLMESPAVDDDGDCFSPLLLNATSVNVEVYYNKAVNYTLMVTFVSFIQVLLLIRQMEHSNTQSGAAKVSILMIGQQAIMDAYLCLLHLTAGILVESLFNAFATAAFFKFVVFSIFEMRYLLAIWKASRPMNNSEGWETMRRELSVLYSRFYGILLGGILVMYEFHNFLRPILLLLYSFWIPQIITNVIRDSRKPLHPHYILGMTITRLAIPLYIFGCPHNFMRIEPDKSWCICLGVFIGLQASLLLLQHYLGSRWFIPRQILPEKYSYYRRFDPDTNHATDCVICMTAIDLTQHSSDCMVTPCDHFFHSGCLQRWMDIKMECPTCRRSLPPA, encoded by the exons ATGGGATGCTGGGGTTTTGATATGGTCACCAGGGAATATTTGGGTTCTTTGTGGTTTTCAAGGAGGAGGGGATTAGGGTTTGTGTTTAGGGTTGTGTTTGGATTATGGTTTGGTTTTGTGCTGTTAAAGCCAGTGGCTGGATTGAGACCAATAAGAGAGAGGGCTCGGTCATGGGGCGATGAG TGGCTATTTGTTAGAAAAGATGAAAGTGAATTGGGTCCTTTTCATGCATGGAATATAACTGGAACTTACCGAG GGACTTGGAAATTTTTGGAGTCTACAAATAGCTCTTCCAAATTTCCTGATTTCCGGAAATTGGCTGGTGATTCAGTTATTGAATTAGTTAGCACACCAACAAAAATAACTGGTGTACATTATATTCAG GGTGtaattattttccatgatGTGTTTGATAATGAACACAATGTCGGTGGTGCTCAAATAAGAGTAGAGGGTGTATATATATGGCCTTTCAGACAGCTTCGAATGGTAGCTAACAG TGGAAAGGAGGGAGAGTTGAGCCAGGAAGAAGATTATATTCTGTCCAATCCATATCATTTG CTTGGAGTTTTCTCATCACAAGTGTTCCAAGAATCTCCACGAGACAAAatatggagaagaaaaaatt CACCAGTTTATGAGATGGAGAAACATTGCAATATAGAAATTGCAGCCCAGATTTCGCGCACCTCATCCACCCAAAATG ATGGAGATCGTGATCGTTATCACATTGAAGGACTGATGGAGAGTCCTGCAGTGGATGATGATGGAGATTGTTTCTCACCTTTATTGTTAAATGCCACTTCTGTCAACGTTGAAGTCTATTACAACAAAGCAGTCAACTACACCTTAATGGTCACCTTT GTCTCTTTCATTCAAGTCCTTTTGTTAATTCGACAAATGGAACACAGCAACACTCAATCA GGAGCTGCAAAAGTTTCAATTTTGATGATTGGCCAACAGGCTATCATGGATGCTTATCTTTGCCTCTTACATCTCACTGCAGGAATACTGGTTG AATCCTTATTTAATGCTTTTGCAACGGCGGCATTCTTCAAGTTTGTAGTCTTCTCCATTTTTGAGATGAGGTACCTTCTCGCAATATGGAAGGCAAGTAGACCTATGAATAATAGTGAAGGCTGGGAGACAATGAGGCGTGAGCTATCAGTTCTGTATAGCCGATTCT ATGGGATCCTATTAGGAGGCATTTTGGTCATGTACGAGTTTCATAACTTTTTGCGGCCAATACTTCTTCTTTTGTACTCCTTCTGGATACCCCAAATTATCACCAATGTTATTCGTGATTCAAGAAAACCTTTGCATCCTCATTACATCTTAGGGATGACTATTACTCGACTAGCAATCCCGTTATACATATTTGGATGCCCTCACAACTTTATGAGAATCGAGCCTGACAAGAGCTGGTGTATCTGTTTGGGTGTATTCATTGGACTTCAAGcatctcttcttcttcttcagcaCTATCTTGGATCTCGATGGTTTATTCCTCGTCAG ATCCTACCTGAGAAATATAGCTACTACAGAAGATTTGATCCAGATACAAATCATGCCACAGACTGTGTCATTTGTATGACTGCCATTGATCTCACACAGCATTCAAGTGATTGCATG GTAACGCCATGCgatcatttttttcattcgGGTTGTTTGCAAAGGTGGATGGACATAAAGATGGAATGCCCAACTTGCCGGCGTTCACTACCACCAgcttaa
- the LOC18608734 gene encoding leucine-rich repeat extensin-like protein 4, which produces MASTLSSSFISPALIILLLYVSSSSNNLAAKHTYSASPHHRHHNRSPFPNPKLQQAYNALQAWKRVIYSDPHNFTSNWVGHDVCNYTGVFCAPPPYDKKIKVVAGIDLNGADIAGFLPDEFGLLSDLALIHINSNRFCGILPQTLANLSLLFELDLSNNRFVGPFPYVVLSLPSLQYLDIRYNEFEGPLPAQLFSRSLDAIFVNNNRFSNVIPSNFVGSSASVVVFANNKLGGCLPPSISNFANTLEELLLINTSLSGCLPPEVGYLYKLKVLDVSNNNLVGPIPYSLAGLAHLEQLNLAHNMMTGIVPMGVCILPNLANFTFSYNFFCEEEGICQNLTSNGIAFDDRRNCLPEKPNQRSQKECQGVLEHPVDCFHYHCGGVRGSSAAVPPTMMPAGTPLSSPAMAPGYV; this is translated from the coding sequence ATGGCTTCAACTTTGAGTTCTTCATTCATTTCCCCTGCCTTGATCATCTTGCTACTCTACGTATCTTCCTCATCCAACAATCTGGCAGCAAAACACACCTACTCTGCCTCTCCTCACCACCGCCACCACAACCGTTCCCCGTTTCCGAATCCAAAACTCCAGCAAGCTTATAATGCCCTCCAGGCTTGGAAACGAGTCATCTACTCAGACCCCCATAATTTCACCTCTAACTGGGTTGGTCATGATGTATGCAACTATACAGGCGTGTTTTGTGCACCTCCCCCttatgacaaaaaaataaaagtagtTGCTGGCATTGATCTTAACGGTGCTGATATAGCCGGCTTTCTCCCTGATGAATTTGGCCTGCTCTCAGACCTTGCACTCATCCATATCAATAGCAATCGCTTCTGTGGCATCCTGCCACAAACTTTAGCCAACCTTTCACTTCTCTTCGAGCTTGATCTTAGTAACAATAGGTTTGTAGGCCCTTTTCCATACGTTGTTCTGTCTCTTCCTTCTTTGCAATATCTTGACATTCGATATAATGAGTTTGAAGGGCCATTGCCTGCTCAACTTTTCAGTAGAAGTCTCGATGCCATATTTGTTAATAACAACCGATTCTCTAATGTGATACCATCCAATTTCGTTGGAAGTTCAGCTTCTGTTGTGGTATTTGCCAACAACAAACTTGGAGGCTGCCTGCCACCAAGTATTTCTAACTTTGCGAATACTTTGGAGGAGCTGCTATTAATTAACACTAGTTTGTCAGGGTGTTTGCCACCGGAGGTTGGTTACCTTTACAAACTAAAGGTGTTAGATGTGAGCAATAATAACTTAGTTGGTCCTATACCTTACAGCCTTGCAGGGTTAGCACATTTGGAGCAGCTAAACTTGGCGCATAACATGATGACCGGGATTGTACCGATGGGAGTTTGTATCCTACCAAACCTGGCAAATTTTACCTTCTCTTATAACTTTTTCTGCGAGGAGGAGGGGATTTGCCAGAACTTGACATCTAATGGTATAGCTTTCGATGATCGCCGAAACTGTTTGCCAGAGAAGCCAAACCAGAGAAGTCAGAAAGAATGTCAAGGTGTGCTTGAACATCCAGTGGACTGCTTTCATTACCACTGCGGTGGCGTTCGTGGCAGTTCGGCCGCAGTTCCACCAACCATGATGCCCGCAGGCACACCACTTTCGTCACCTGCTATGGCTCCTGGCTATGTGTAA
- the LOC18608735 gene encoding ADP,ATP carrier protein 3, mitochondrial gives MADGSQRPSVFQKIHGQSYFISRLSPNLHAKNYNVTGAYANGGIHVALQPSCQDTGFAHVSPVSPIFVQAPAEKGFSGFIVDFLMGGVSAAVSKTAAAPIERVKLLIQNQDEMIKAGRLSEPYKGITDCFARTIKDEGVLSLWRGNTANVIRYFPTQALNFAFKDYFKRMFNFKKDRDGYWKWFAGNLASGGAAGASSLLFVYSLDYARTRLANDAKAAKKGGERQFNGLVDVYKKTIKSDGLAGLYRGFNISCVGIIVYRGLYFGMYDSLKPVVLVGGLQDSFLASFLLGWGITIGAGLASYPIDTVRRRMMMTSGEAVKYKSSLDAFSQIIKNEGTKSLFKGAGANILRAVAGAGVLAGYDKLQVIVLGKKYGSGGGG, from the exons ATGGCAGATGGATCACAGCGTCCATCAGTATTTCAAAAGATACATGGGCAGTCCTACTTCATCTCCAGGCTATCTCCTAACTTGCATGCCAAGAATTATAATGTGACTGGAGCATATGCCAATGGAGGAATTCATGTTGCTTTACAGCCATCATGCCAAGACACTGGGTTCGCACATGTGTCCCCTGTTTCTCCAATATTTGTACAAGCTCCAGCAGAGAAGGGTTTTTCTGGTTTTATAGTGGATTTCCTCATGGGAGGAGTTTCTGCAGCTGTCTCCAAGACAGCTGCTGCTCCAATCGAGCGGGTTAAACTTCTAATCCAAAATCAGGATGAAATGATCAAAGCTGGGCGATTGTCTGAACCATACAAGGGAATTACTGACTGTTTTGCCAGGACTATTAAGGATGAAGGTGTCCTTTCTCTTTGGAGAGGCAACACTGCTAATGTTATCAGATACTTCCCCACCCAG GCGCTGAACTTTGCCTTCAAGGATTACTTCAAGAGGATGTTCAATTTCAAGAAGGACAGAGATGGCTACTGGAAATGGTTTGCAGGGAACTTGGCATCTGGTGGTGCTGCTGGTGCTTCATCTCTTCTGTTTGTTTACTCTCTGGATTATGCCCGTACGCGTTTGGCTAATGATGCTAAGGCTGCTAAAAAGGGTGGTGAGAGGCAGTTTAATGGTTTAGTAGATGTCTACAAGAAGACCATCAAATCTGATGGCCTTGCTGGGCTTTATCGTGGATTCAACATCTCATGTGTTGGAATTATTGTTTATCGTGGACTCTATTTTGGAATGTATGATTCTCTGAAGCCAGTTGTTTTGGTTGGTGGGTTGCAG GATAGTTTCTTGGCAAGTTTCTTGCTGGGTTGGGGTATCACGATAGGTGCTGGACTGGCATCTTATCCAATTGATACAGTGCGTAGAAGAATGATGATGACATCTGGAGAAGCAGTCAAATACAAGAGCTCTCTGGATGCTTTCTCTCAGATCATCAAGAATGAAGGTACTAAATCACTGTTCAAGGGTGCTGGTGCAAACATTCTGCGTGCTGTTGCAGGTGCTGGTGTGCTTGCTGGTTATGACAAGCTGCAAGTCATTGTTCTCGGCAAGAAATATGGATCCGGTGGCGGTGGCTAA